The following proteins are co-located in the Hemiscyllium ocellatum isolate sHemOce1 chromosome 47, sHemOce1.pat.X.cur, whole genome shotgun sequence genome:
- the blvrb gene encoding flavin reductase (NADPH) has product MGKKVVIFGSTGMTGLATLPQAVSAGYEVTVLVRDPARLPAECKGLHVIVGDVLNKEDVQKAVKGQDGVIIILGTRNDLSPTTMMSEGTKNIVEAMKAHNVRKVVACMSTFLLWDKAKIPPRLLDLTEDHQRMYEVLKNSGLDYVAVFPPHIDNDHPLTEAYTVSVNARGGRVISKHDLGHFFLKCLTTSEYDGNFVCVSGNYTHS; this is encoded by the exons ATGGGGAAGAAGGTCGTGATTTTCGGCTCCACCGGGATGACGGGACTCGCTACCCTTCCACAGGCCGTCAGTGCCG GTTATGAGGTCACTGTTCTGGTCCGTGATCCAGCCAGACTTCCAGCTGAATGCAAAGGATTACACGTCATAGTCGGTGATGTTCTGAACAAGGAAGATGTCCAGAAGGCAGTCAAAGGTCAGGACGGAGTCATCATTATTCTGGGAACCAGGAATGACCTGA GCCCCACCACAATGATGTCTGAAGGAACCAAGAACATTGTTGAAGCGATGAAGGCCCACAATGTGAGAAAGGTGGTAGCCTGCATGTCAA CATTCCTTTTATGGGACAAAGCCAAGATCCCACCACGATTGCTGGATCTCACAGAGGATCACCAGAGGATGTATGAAGTACTGAAGAATTCTGGGCTGGACTATGTGGCTGTGTTTCCACCTCACATTGACA ATGATCACCCCTTAACTGAGGCTTACACTGTGTCAGTGAATGCAAGGGGAGGCCGGGTCATCTCCAAACATGACTTGGGACATTTCTTCCTCAAGTGCCTGACGACTTCAGAATACGATGGGAATTTTGTCTGTGTGTCCGGAAATTACACACATTCGTGA